A window of Candidatus Gracilibacteria bacterium genomic DNA:
TGTTTTCCGTCAACATCTTGCATATCTATAATCATTAAAATATAATCCTGTTCACCTACAAATGGAGGAGTTACTTTAATAGTTAGAAACGAATCATCAAATTTAGCTTTTTCAATCGAATCTACTTTAGATTCAGCGAGTAACTTATATTCATAGCTTCCTTCACTGAGGTCTTGAATATAAGTAACGGTAAGAGTTCTCGAATCAATAACTTCAATCATATCAATATCATCTGATTGAATACTCGAAATATTTTCTTGTATAAATCCTTCTACTCCTGCTGGAGTCGTGAAATCTATACTTCCCTCAGCTCCATTAATAGTCAAAAGACTATAACTTGTGTTAGCCTGTAGTGGATTATCTAGCAGGATATCAATTTTCTTAGCATTATCTGCTGAAAGTACTGCCCCTCTAATCTTCATATCACTCAATACAGTGATTTCAGCATCAACGTTTCAAACTTTTACGTTTGGATTTTCTGAAAGAGTTACAGAAAGTGTGTTTTCATCTAGTACATCTATTTTTTCAACTCCAAGTGCTCACGAATGAGTAATTTGAATTAAAGCAAATAATGTCGCAAGTGAAAGTAGTATTTTTCCAAGATGTTTCATATTTCGTAAATTAGTGTTTAATATATGACTACACAAATATTAAAACATACATTTTACAAAGTGTCAAAAAATTGGATAAAAATTATTTAAATAAACTTATAAAAGAACTTGAGTAAAAATCAAGTACCCCATGTAAGTGAGATATAATCAGAAAAATAAAGTTCATTCGATACGAGTAATGAGTCACTTCTTTCAAATAAACATCAAGACAATTATCAAAAGTACTATAGAAAGAATCTCTACAATAATATCAGTTATCAAATTATCTGATACTGGAAGATTGGCAATACCTCAAGTCAGACCTAAAACAAGAAGAATATTAAATATATTACTTCATACTACATTTCAAATAGCTATATCTGATTGTTTTTTCATAGAAGCAACAATTGAAGTCACTAATTCAGGAGCTGAGGTTCATAGAGCAACGACCGTAAGACCAATCACCGTTTCAGAAACATTAAATGAGAGAGCAATACTCCTCGCTGAGTTAACGAGTAAATCAGCTCAAAGACTTAATCAAACAAGTCATAAAAATACATAAAGTAGAGATTTTTTCATTGATTGTGACTGTATTCAATCAAGTTCTTCAGGTATTTCTTTTGTTTGTTTTGCAAGTCAAAAGGTATAGGCAAAAAATAAAACAAAGAAAAGAAGAAAAATTAGACTTTCTCCGCGTGTTAATATGTTTATTGTCTCACCAGAGAAAAAGACATCGAAAGCTAAAAAGAAGAGTGCAAGAGAAGCAATAAGAGTAAATGGCACCTCTTTATATATAGTTGAGCTTTTAGCTTGAAGAGGATAAATCATAGCTGCGACTCAAAGAACTAGCAAGGTATTTGCAATATTTGAGCCAATAACATTTCAAAGTGCTAACTCTGTCTGTCCTCGCATCGCTGAAAGTATATTTACAAAGAGTTCAGGAGCAGATGTTCCAAATGCTACGATAGTAAGACCAATCACAAGTGGTGATATTCAAAGTTTAGAAGCTATACTTGATGCTCCTGAAACAAGAATATCAGCTCATTTAATAAGAACAATAAATCAAATCACGAGATACACGTAATCACTTCAAATAAATGTTGGGAGAAAATTCATAATAATTATTTTAATTTTTTAGTGTCTATATAGGACTGTAAAATACACTGGGCAGCAATATCATCACGGTGAGTCGAAAATCATTCATCAGCTACGAAGCTGGAGAAACGTTCATCATGTCAGATAAACTCAATCTCTGGAAATATACTCTCTAATTTTTTAATAAATTTCTGAGTTTTATCGAGTTGTTTCATATCTTTTCCATAGAGATCAAATGGCAATCATACAATCATTGTTTCGATATTTTGATATTCTCAAAAAAATTTCTTTAAAAAAGAAATAATTTCGACTCTCGGAACAGTTTTATGAGAAAATGCTATATTTTGTTCAGAAATTGCGATTCATACTCGCTTATCACCTACGTCTAAAGCTCAATAGTTCATATGTATTTATTTAGCAACTATTCTAACTTTTGCTTTTGTAGCAAAATTAGAGCCCATATCAATATAGATTTCATGTTCTCAAAGGTGTTTGAGTGACGAATGAACTCATCCGAAATCTATATGTTTTTTTGAAATGGGGATTCGGAACTTTTGAGCTATAAACTCAGCAACATCTTTTGGTTGAATACTCCCGTGTACTTTTTCACCGGAAGCTTGAAGTTCAAACTCAAATACTTTTCCACTCAATTCATCAATAATTTCTTGTTTTGATCATAGAAGTGTTCGTCTATCTGATTCTTTTTTTTGTTTTTCAGAATTAATTTTATCTGCTATATCTGTAGTATAGGCTTGTGCTAATTTTTTTGGGAATAAAAAATTAGAGGCATACCCTGAGGATACCTCTTTGATTTCTCATTTTTTTCCTACATGCAGTACATGTTGTAAAAATATTACCTTCATACTAGATTTTGTTTAAGAGTTTTGTGATGTTTGATCGTTTTGTTCTTGTTCTTTTTGTTCTTCTGTTTGTTCTAATTCTTCAATAGATATTTTAACTCCTGTAAGTTCAGATGCAAGGTGAACATTGATTCATCCTCTCCCAACAGCTTTTGCTCTTTCTCCATAAGGAATATATGCAATAAAAGAGTCTTCATCATCGCCTTCCTCTACTCGTACAACTGTTGCAGGTGTTAGTGACCGACTAATAATATCTCTAATATCATCTGAATTAGGTATAATATCTATTTTTTCACCACTGAGTTCCTCCATAACAGCTTTTACTCTCATACCTTTTTGACCAATGAGTGTTCCTGCTGGATCTATTTCTTCATACGTTGAGCTCACAAGAAGCTTCGTTTTTACTCACGCGTGTCGTACAACAGCATCTATAGTCACCACTCACTCAGCAATTTCAGGTACATATTCTGCAAAAATAGCAGGTACCAGTTCCGCTCTTTTTCGAGAAAGAACTACCTTTGGTAAACTATTTTCTTCACGACTTACTTCTGCAATATAAAGATAGAGTCTATTATCAGCTACATAACTATCACGACTTACTTGTTCTGACTTAGGAAGTGTAACTTGATTTCCATTGTAATCAAATACTACTTTTCCTCCCTCAACCATATCAACTCTCATA
This region includes:
- the rplI gene encoding 50S ribosomal protein L9, translating into MKVIFLQHVLHVGKKGEIKEVSSGYASNFLFPKKLAQAYTTDIADKINSEKQKKESDRRTLLGSKQEIIDELSGKVFEFELQASGEKVHGSIQPKDVAEFIAQKFRIPISKKHIDFGGVHSSLKHLGEHEIYIDMGSNFATKAKVRIVAK
- the nusA gene encoding transcription termination factor NusA; this encodes MLDVQKIQAAINLIAAEKKLPKQKLVEIIEAALKTAYKKDFGNKDEEVNVHFDLESGELEISVEKTVKKIVEDPNTEISFEDLGDDAGDFEEGDVIEIDVTDEVLAKDGDIFGRIASQAARQVIIQKVADSEKEKIYDLFVGKEGEVVNMRVDMVEGGKVVFDYNGNQVTLPKSEQVSRDSYVADNRLYLYIAEVSREENSLPKVVLSRKRAELVPAIFAEYVPEIAEGVVTIDAVVRHAGVKTKLLVSSTYEEIDPAGTLIGQKGMRVKAVMEELSGEKIDIIPNSDDIRDIISRSLTPATVVRVEEGDDEDSFIAYIPYGERAKAVGRGGINVHLASELTGVKISIEELEQTEEQKEQEQNDQTSQNS
- a CDS encoding pre-16S rRNA-processing nuclease YqgF, which produces MNYGALDVGDKRVGIAISEQNIAFSHKTVPRVEIISFLKKFFGEYQNIETMIVGLPFDLYGKDMKQLDKTQKFIKKLESIFPEIEFIGHDERFSSFVADEGFSTHRDDIAAQCILQSYIDTKKLK
- a CDS encoding calcium/sodium antiporter, coding for MNFLPTFIGSDYVYLVIGFIVLIKGADILVSGASSIASKLGISPLVIGLTIVAFGTSAPELFVNILSAMRGQTELALGNVIGSNIANTLLVLGVAAMIYPLQAKSSTIYKEVPFTLIASLALFFLAFDVFFSGETINILTRGESLIFLLFFVLFFAYTFGLAKQTKEIPEELDGIQSQSMKKSLLYVFLGLVGLSLGADLLVNSARSIALSFNVSETVIGLTVVALGTSAPELVTSIVASMKKQSDIAIGNVVGSNIFNILLVLGLTGGIANLPVSDNLITDIIVEILSIVLLIIVLMFIGKKGLITRIEGTLFFGLYLTYMGYLIFTQVLL